The sequence below is a genomic window from Saccopteryx leptura isolate mSacLep1 chromosome 10, mSacLep1_pri_phased_curated, whole genome shotgun sequence.
TCAAGACCTTCCGACCTTCCACATCTGTTGCTtcaaacactgaaaaaaatattattcacccCCTGGGTCACCTGGCTTTCTTATCCTGCTTTTTGTGCAGGTCCTAGCTTCCAGTGCTGGGACACAGACCCTTTCCCTTTTCTGGCCTGTTTTATGCAACACACTTTAGGATTTCCAATGTCAAAAGGCCCGGCCAACCTGCCCGGGAGGTGCAGATAATCCCGGGTTATAGGCTCACGTTGGCCGGCTTGTCATTTTCGCTGTGCCAAACCCTCCCCTACGAGGTCTGTTTTGTCTCATGCCCGGCTGAGTCACATAGAATAGATAGATAGTTTATCAGCACATGTCCCGCAGATCATGTTTTCGGCTTACAAATATAGCCCGTTAGCGCACCGGCAGAGGCTCGGGCAGTTGGAGCGCTTCCGGCTCCAGCGTGTGGCGCGGCGGGCAGGGGCTCAGGCTGCAGCGCAGTCACGGGTAGGTGGCCGTCGTGGAGGGGGCGCGGGGCGCGGGCCAGCGGCTGCTCCTGAAACCCGGGGGCATTGCGGGCACCGGGAGGGTGGCCTTGTGTGTGGCACCCGCTGGAAGGACCGGGGCGGTTCTCTCCTTGTTTACGGCAAGACCCGGGCGAACATCCCCAACCTGACGTGCAGGGCTGAGGATTACGCAGTAATCTGCGTTTCAGGGCAAGGGCTGGGACTGAATGCGGGCTGGGAAGAGAGGGACCGGGCTGCTGCTGTGGCAGGGTCCccaggactcctgctccttgtgtcGTGGGTACTCCCAGCACACTGCCCGGGTGCCCAAGGCTGAGCTGCAAACTTTGTGGTCCCAAATGCTGTCCAGGGCAGATAAATCAactttgtgtcttcttcagtgtCCTGAAGGGAATGATTGACATCTGACCGGGACGTCTTTCCTCCCAGAGACTGTCTCCGGCTCTGGCCGGGGTGAGGGTCAAAAAGTGACCGGACACCCAGAGGAGGACTGCTGGCCTCTGTAAGCAGCTCAGCTGTGCTGGCAGCTCTCCCCCTGGACGGGATCCTCCCCGTAACTCAGGGTCTGGGGTGTTCTCCAAACACCCTCCGCTAGCCATGCCCAGAGAGAAAAATCCTCCCGTACTAATGTAGCTCTCCTTTTCATCTTATATGTAATTGGCAGCAGTGTCTGCCttaattgttttgatttttttaaaatacctgaCATATTTGGAGCTTCGTTAAGTGCCTGGTACAGTCTTAATTAAGCACTTGACACAATTATTCCACGTGATCTTCTCAGCAATCCTATGAGCTCAGAGCTGGTTACACTTTGTCTACATGAGAACCccagaggttcagagaggttaggtagCCGTCTCAGGGACACGCAGCTGTGAGAGTCAGGACTCCCCTGGCAGGCCCTCTCCGACTGTCCTCTTAGTCCCGTCTGTAGCTTCTGACACCCTCCCCCTATTTCTAGTTGAACAAATcatcataaaaataatgggtgTTCCCAGGGAAACCTTAATCATGTGACATAAAATGCAATTTAATTCTGAATTTGGTTGAAATATGGTGACTATACCCACCTCACTTGAATAGTTAACCCCTATTTACACCATTGTTTCTATCAGAAAACTCACTCTGCCTTCTAACTCTGGGATCCAGGTAATGGCCTTATGTAAGGACAAATGAAATTTGTGTGCCACTAAAGCCCCTTGCCTGCCATAGGGTCTACACTGTTCCTTGGTGTCATCAGAAATTCCCATTGGTTGCTGTCATTCCTCTGGGTCCAGTGAGGCCAATGACAGGCATCTCCTTCATGTGGGACATGCCCCTGGGGGAAGGCTGTAGGTGACCTGGAGCTGGCCTGCCCAAGGGAcaggatgggaggaggggagccAGGTCTCTCCCCATGGCTGGTTCAGGTGACCCCCTGACACCGGCTTCCGGCCACTCTCCCCGCTTCCCGCTCGCTGCAGACCCTCTCCAGACCTCAAACGGGGAGCGCCAGGGAGGGCCCAGAGCCTGGATTGTGGACTTGGTTGGGTCTCCTCCCAGACTCCCTTGATCCTTCCCACCTTATATTCTCTCAGATGTCAGCTCTGTCCCCATCCCTGGTCACCTCAGTCCAGTTTATCATTtgacaaaaagggagaggacaaggTGAATCAGAAAGTCTCCCCTCCTGCCTGGAACCCTGGCAAATGACTTCTGAGTGGAGATGGGAGTTCTGGTGCCAGGGGACACGTGATTCTGACATACCCGGGTTGGGGATGGAGCATGGAAAATTATTTCTCCTCACTTACGGTCCTGCAGGGCCACCCCTTACCACACACAATTGAGGATATCCCTTCTCCCCCAGGTCCCACAGCAGCTTGGGCAGCCTCTGGTGTTGAATCCACACGCTGCTGCTGCAGTGAAATGTATTGCTTTCAGCATCTCTTCTCCCCTCTAGATCCAGGACTCAAATGCATCTTTCTGCATTTAGTGAGTGTCCAGCAATGTCAGGTGTTTAGGGTTCCcggaaacaaagaacagaaatacGCACTGAGTGAGATGGCTCAGTCCACAGGTTCCTGTGTTGAGGTTCAGAAGCAGGAGCTGGGCATCTCTAGCCCTCCAGCTGTTGTCACTGGATAACTGCTCAGTGTCAGGGGCCCGGGGGGCCTGATTTGTGGGGGCCAGGCTCAGAGCCCAAATCTAGGGCCTCCCACACGGTTGCTCATGTCTGTAAAGCGTGGTTCTTCTCATCTTGGTCTGTGGACAGATAAAGTGTAATTAAACAAAAGATTAAATAATTCAACTTGTGTTATGTGCTGTGAAGAAAATAAGCAAGAGCCCGAGAGAGAAATCAACAGGCAGATCTATCTCACGTGAAGGAGTGGGAAGGCCACAGGAATGGGGGACAGAGTCTAGGCAGAGGGAGGTTGTGAGCAGTCTGagggggggagagcaggagggggcCGAACACTGAGGAGAGCAGTCCAGGTGAGTGGGAGGGGCTGGCCCAGGGCACATCATGCCAGGGGCTTCCTGGGCCCTGTGAGGCGCTGGGGTCCCCCTCATTCCAAAGGGAAGACTCTGGAGGACTTGAGCAGGTGGCAGCATGATCTAGTTCTCCTTGGAAAACGACTATCACTCTCATGTGGCACATGGATTGGAAGTGTTGGAAGTGGGTGAGTGGGAAGTCAGGAAGCTAGCTGTGATTTTTGCACAACTGAGGCCAGATGTGACACTAATTGGTGGTAAGAATCGCATGCCCTCTAAGACTTAggtcagggatccccaaactttttacatagggggccagttcactgtccctcagaccgttggagagccggactataaaaaaaactatgaacaaatccctatgcacactgcacatatcttattttaaagtaaaaaaacaaaacgggaacaaatacaatatttaaaataaagaacaagtaaatttaaatcaacaaactgaccaatatttcaatgggaactatgggcctgcttttggctaatgagatggtcaatgtccggttccatatttgtcactgctagctgtaacaagtgatatgacgcgcttccggagcatgcgtgtgtcccgcgtcactggaagtagtactgtacgtgagcgacgctgcactTTGCacccgcatcctgtgctcctctcactgaccatcagtgaaagaggtgccccttctggaagtgcggcggggggccgaataaatggccgtagtttggggatccctgacttAGGCGATGAATTGGGAGTGTGcatgagagagtgtgtgtgtgcatgtccgCCTAGGGGTGAGCAGAGTGAGCAAACAGAAGGCATAAAGGAGGGACCTCCAGATAAATGTGGAGTCATTCCTTAGATGGGAATTAAGGCAATTAGGGATGGGTTGATTCTAAAAGGAATTATGTTTCTTTGCAATACGTGTAAGACATTCCAAGTATATGTGTCAAAAGAAGCAGCTGGATATATAGACACCAGATGTCGCTATAAAAAACGGCTGATTTTTATAAGTGCCTCCTACCTTACTGTCCACCCTGTTATTTATTGCTATGAAACAAAATCACCCCAACACTtaacagcttaaaacaacaaacatgtattatctcacagtttctgaggGCCAGGGACCTGGAATGGCTTAGCTGAGTGGTTCTGGCTCGGGCTTTGTCCTGGAGTCGCCATCAAGATCGAGATACTGGCCAGGGTTACAGTCAGCTGAAGTCATCTCCACTGGGGCTGGAGGAGCTGCTTTTAAGACAACCCCACAAGGTTGTTTATGAACTTCTGGGCTCCTCCAGAAGCTGCATGGGTGGATCTGATCCTAACCAGCCAAAATCTGTTAGAACCAAGCATCAAGACAGACCATCACCCCATCGCAGATCAGCACATGGACCAGCGCTGCAAAGTCAAGACTGCTCTGATGGGAGAATCACAGCCCACAGAAGGCAGGTTGGAATGTAAGGTCTAAACCCAACCAAGTTGATTACCTTCTGTGTCAGTTCTCAGCGGAGCGCCTCCTCCCTCTGAATGTGCCCTTCAATGTATGTACTCTGTGAAACCCAGTGGAACTCTTTCAAGTGTTTGTCCTTGCAAATACTAAAATTCCTCAGTAGAcagtgtgggaggaggaggaggcttcCTGCCTTTTCCAGTGTGGGCTGGGCATCAGCAGAGTGGGACACCTATGGGAGTCTGCCCCAGCCGTGTGCCCAGAACATGGTCCCTTCTCAACCTGGCAGCCTTGGCTAGGAGTAGCCTTTCTGCAGCTCTTTCAACCCAGAAAACAGAGCCCTCCTGTAGCCCATGTGCTCAGAAATCCTTCTGCCCCTGCTTATACCTGGACTTTCTCTGCACCCACGTGGCCTTCACACAGCTTCTTGTGGTCTCACGGGTTACATTCCCAGCTGCCACTCCTTCTGCAAGTCCCTGTGTGGTCCATGCTCTGAAGGCCTCCCGTCCCTGCTTGCACCTGGACTCTCACTACCTATGCCCCGGATGCTGGTCAGCTGTCTTCTAGCTGCACTCTGGCGGGGGCTCGGGGGCTGGTCATCATCCAGCAAACCCGAGCAGCCGGGCCAGATCAAGGACCTCTCTGCTGTTCCGGTGGGGAAAACTACAACTTCCAGAATGCTGTCTGAAGCCCTTTCTTGAATACTCTCCCTCTGCTCTGGGATaggagaggaaagacagaaagtCTCAGCAAAGAAACAGAACATAGAAAGAACCAAATGAAATAGACAAGAATTGAAATAGGCTTATAAACATAATGGAGACAATTCGAGGGAAGAGTGAGAGACTTGAAGAGAGATTGCTGGATATTATTGAtctgaaaaaaagagagggagagagatttacCAATAACAAACAGGGCCTCAAGAATCTATGGAACAATATCTAAAGGCCTAATATTTGTGTTATCAGAGTCCCCgagtggggggggggttaagagtacagtacaaaaaaaaaatatgttgaagaAACAATGGCTGAACATTCCTAATTCATTCACGTTTCATTTTGAAGTTCatgataaaactatttttttttctgtgtgtggacGAAGCTgacatattatatgtatatatttttaaacaggtAATTTCATGGTCCCAAAATGGGACATAAAGTGGTCGTATTCGACATTGCTGTCGTCAGAGCCTTATGGGAAACTCGCGTCAAGAAGCACAAAGTGCGGCAgcagaaggaggcagagagactcgaGAAAAGCGCACTGGAAAAGTATGTTTTCTGTACTTGCTCGTAGCTCCTTTAGTGAGTAAGGATCCTGGATAGACTCCGGTTTTGCTCTGCAGGGGGCTATCTTCCGGGACTTCTCACTGTCAGTGACACCTGCTTATTGAACTTCAGAACCTTCACGCTGTTGCCCAGAATGAACGTTCAATCCCTGTAAAGTAGCACCCAGAGCTGTCAGGACCCACGTGCAtcccaggcactgggctaggcaCGGGGAAGACAGCGGCGACACACCGAAGTCCTCTACGGCCCATGGTAGCTCACGAGGCTGTCGGAAGCTCTCCCCGTCTGTGCGGCCAGGTGATGGCTGCCCTCCGTCCTGCTGTCCTGCTTTCTGTCCCGCACTTCAGCTCTCTCACCCACGAGCTGAATGCTAGATAAGAGTCATTGTATTGATGCTATTTTTACTTGATGGCAATGATGTAATTTGCAAGCTTACTACTATTAGGTAAGCTCGTGTAATATGAGCAAAAGAGCTGTTATGTCGATGAAAAGCTAAATTGAGTGTTTTGGAAAAACTGCATTTGTGATAAACGTGACTCACATAATTGAATTAACACTGCACAAGGCTGATGAAAATATGACAGGCCAGGAAGGTGGCACATCCAAGTGGCTCTGCGTGTCTGTCATTTTTATTCCCTGTGAAGAAACCCAGACTGGAACTCTTGCGTGATGCATTACGGGCGTGGTTTATCTGGGAAAGGCAGAACGGGATTCTGATGGGCACACCCATTCTCAGGGGAAGTCAATGGCCCTATCAGGTTTGCAAAGTGTGATGTATTTCTATGctttaagttaaaaacaaaatacgCAAAATGTGATTCTctctttaaaagtatttattttcccattgagagagagagagagagagagagagagagagagagagagagaaggggggaggagcaggaagcatcaactcccacatgtgcctgaccaggcaagcccagggttttgaactggtaacctcgaCGTTCCAAGTTGGtgctttattcattgtgccaccacaggtcaggccttttaaaagatttatttatttatttattttttagagaggagagaggaaagagagagggaggggaggggggagagagagagaaggggtttctatctttttaaagttgcttttttatttatttattttagtgaggggagagaaagagagaaaaggtggggggagggagcaggaagcatcaactcccatatgttcctgaCTTTGAACTGGggacagcattccaggtcgaccctttatccagtgagccaccacaGGTGGTAGTAATTCAGAACGCTGAGGTTTTAAAGATTCCTCTATATCCCCAGGCAGAAGGAACTAGAcaagggggaggcaggagaaagcggAGGGTCAGGGAGACCGCAGGGAACGCGGAGGACTGCGCCTGcgcccgcgcccgcgcccgcGCCCAGGTGGCCCTCTCTGGGCAGGTAAGGGCGATGCCGCGGAGTAACCGAGGCCTCTGTCGGACGTTTCAGGATAAAGGAAGAATGGAACTTCGTGGCGGAGTGCCGGAGGAAGGGCGTCCCCCAGGAGGTGTACTGCAAGAATGGCTTCGTAGACACCAGCATGAGGCTTCTGGAAAAGATCGAGAAGAACTCTCTCATAAGGCAGAGTTCACCCTCCAAGGGCAGAGACAAAGCGAGCAGCCCTTTTGTGTTTGAGCTGTCGGGGGAGCACTGGAAGGTGAGTCGCTGTGTTCCTGGACCTGCAGCCAGTGGAGGCTCAGGGTGGCGCTGCAAGCCGACCTCAAGGTCTTGGCCTTGGCGGGGTGAGTGCTCCTGGTTCAGAGAGGTTCTGCTCTGCACCGGGTTCTCGCTGCTTCTCCTGCAGAAAGACAGTGTCGTTCTGGaaagaggaggggctgggggtccACTTGGATCCTTTCAGGCTGGGAGCAGCGAGGAGGATCCAGGGGACCTCCCAGGAGCGCCTAGCctttaaataaatgctttcttcTTTCAAATGCGATTGAATAATACTCACTCTGCCTATCTTAGGGGGCCCATGTGAAGTCATATTTAgggtgaaaatatttttgtaatttttaagttaaaatcttAACCTGCAGATCCAATGGCAATGATCATGAAGCACATTACAAGTGCCAAGCAGAGGGGTCACTGTGGACTTTCTGACTGCCATCTCCACCccactgacacccccccccccacctgccacACTTTACTGATGGCGCCCTGTGGTTAGGGGACACACATGCTGTCTTTGTCTTTGTTCCATCCCCTCAGTGCTGGCTCACCTTGTTTGCAGAGGGAGCACTTGGTGAACTGAATTTCTTCAACCGGACAAATAGTCCCCCTCAAATCTCAACGCTCTCCTCAATACCATTATGGTGTTGTCCCCGAACACCCACCCGGGTGAGGGAAGGCTGGGAGCCCCGTGggtcttcctctctgtcacttcAGAGGTGCAGGCCCAGGGAGGTGGCTCTCCCGGACACCTGTGGAGAGCCCGGCCTGGAATCCTTACCGTCTCTCTGGTGCTCTTTCCCTCCTGTTtatcaagtattttaaaaaacaactgcaTAGGAAGGGACATGCAGCCCAAACTTAACAATCTAATGTGTGGACAGATTTtactttcagattttattttatgttaaagtGGCATTCTGTAGATAAAGAAGACATGTTGTGGCATGCGTGTGAGCCCGGTTGTCTGTGCTGACGGGGTCTTTGATTCGGATAGTATCATGAATTCATGGGCGGATCTCTTATTGTGAGATTAGTGGTAACCGCAGTGTCTCCGCTTCCTTTTTGGAGTGGCCGGAGAGCTGGCAGTTAGTTACCCTAGCGCGCACGTGAGTTCTCTCAGTCCTGGCTTTTTAAATAAGTGCAGGGTTTTCCTTGGCTTTGTGTTACTCAACTTGGGCACACATTTAGGACCTAGTGCCAACTGCTGTCATTCATCTGTTCCAGGAGCTCCCAGAGTCGTTGAAGGAGCAGACGCACTTGAAAGAATGGCACATAAACAACACCCTGATTCAAACCATTCCCACTTTCATCCAGCTGTTTCAAGCGATGAGAATTCTGGATCTGCCGAAAAACCAAATCTCCCATCTTCCGGCTGAAATTGGTATGTCTCTGAGCAGAGTCTCAGGCCTCTGGTAAGCAGGCAGCTGgcggaagggaggggaggggatataACGCTGTGTGAAAAGTCCGCCCCGCACTCCCCAGGAACAGGAAGTAGCCTAGAGGGCCATTTCTTGTGTCCCCAGAGCTGCTTGTCCATAGTGTCCCCCTTGGGCAGTGATGCCAAGATCTCACCTGTGTAACTCAGCACATACAGACGTTTGCAAATGCTCAGAAACCAGAAGTCTCATGGGTGAGCAACTCAGTGtttagaaactttttatttcctttcagctGTAGAAATACAAACATGCAATGATACCTTTAATGGAAACATGAAATGCAACATATTGTTCCCATAAATTAGTCCATTGATAAGTTTAGTTTAACTTCTGCCatttgaaaaagatttttaaatttattgattttagagagaaagagagagagaaacattgatttgttgttacactttgtttatgcattcattggttgattcttgcatgtgctctgactgggaactgaacctgtgATCTTGGCATATCAcgatgacactctaacccaggggtctcaaactcgtggcccgcgggctgcatgcggcctgctgaacaattttgtgcggcccgcagactaatccacaaagttcaaaatattttggataaaattaagtaagcctaggggcctacttgtatttttcatttctctagcatcctagctagatattagcttagttaacagcagttgtgatgcgaactacagtttctggccgttttgtgacactgagtaaactgcatgtacgattgtgcttgttgtgccgaacggctgtgatcttgctctgcggcccacatgctgagttgagtttgagacccctgctctaaccaactgagctactcagccagggctatTATGTCATTCTGATCAAAATTTTATACTTCGTTTTATTGTTGAAGACCACAATAAACCACAAGTGGTGGttactgtttctctttctctgtgtaagTAAACAGTAATTtgatttcccaatttttttttttttgatttcccaattttaaaaattaggttaaaAAATGTTCAAGTGCTCAATGCCTTAGAACATGCATGACACGATGTTTGGAATATTGCTCCTTTGCCGGTTTCTGGTTTGGGAGCTGGTTGTGTCTGCATTCAATCAAGACAGACTTGGCGTGCAGTGTTTCTTCATCAATCCAGTTGTTGCTTGTTATCCTGAGTGTGTTCACTTCCTGCCTGTGAAAGGGATTTTCTATTTAAAAGCATATTCTTAATGAAGCATGATACATCATAATTCAATCAATGTAACTGTGAAGCCCAAGATAAAAGAATTCCATGCAGTCTATAAACAGTATGCTTATTTGAGTCATTCACTGCGTACATAAAGTTTTGTGTGTATTTTGGTACCTAGCTCACGTCTCAGTAGAGCCCACCAACAGGCCATGGCTGGTCACTGTGCTTCCTGGAGCTGTTACCGCTCTCCAAAGCCATCGCCTGTTATTGCATTCCTTATGTCATTCCAGAGGGGTTTGTGCTCTGGGACGCTGGGCCTGACATGGCCAACAGACTCCCCCCCCACTCACCTTGCCTCTACTTTCACAAAGGGTTAAACAGgtaaagagaaggaggaggggaagctcTGATCAAGGACCAAATGCTCAGGATAAAAGATGAGCAGACATTTAATAAAAAGTGctggccctgctggttggctcagtggtagagcgtcggcctggcgtgcaggagtcccgggttcgattctcggccagggcacacaggagaggcgcccatctgcttctccacccctccccctctccttcttctctgtctctctcttcccctcccgcagccaaggctccattggagcaaagtgggcccgggccctgaggatggctctgtggcctctgcctcaggtgctagaatggccctggttgcaacagagtgacgccccagatgggcagagcattgccccctggtgggcgtgccaggtggatcccagttgggcacatgcgggagtctgtcggactacttccccgtttccaacttcagaaaaatacaaacaaaaaaaaaaggtgcttaaAATAACGACATTGAAATTACATTTATACAAAGGTTTTACATTGTGTTTTGCTTTCTGTTCTTAAAAAACCTTAAAGGACCAACCCTGTgatgttcatttttttcccctggtgACAGGCTGTTTGAAGAACCTGAGAGAACTCAATGTGAGTTTCAACCAGCTGAAGAGCATCCCTCCGGAGCTGGGAGATTGTGAAAATCTAGAGAGGCTGGACTGCTCTGGAAATCTAGAATTAACTGAGCTCCCCTTTGAAGtaagaaaggaaacatttttgCACTATGATTTACTTTTATTTGGTTTCTGACATGAAGTGGTCTATAATATGGAGAAGATTTCCATCACCCTCTACCAGCTATTATAAGGTCTTTAAAATGTTCTCACGCTAGGCCAGGACCTGATTTAAGTTCAGAAATGCCATCAAAGGAAAACGAGGCCAAATAATCCTGTTCTTATGcaggatatttttatttaatgcctGTTTAACATATGATCTCTGTTGGCTGTCATGCAGAACCCAGTGTGTTTATCCACAATGGTGAAATGAAGTAGAAGCAGTTGGAAATAAATacaaggggtaaaaaaaaaaaaaaaaaaaaagaaaaagaaaagaaaaaaaaagatttatatcctCAACAAAAATTGTAGGTAACTAACACAGTCCTACAGATTAAGAAGTCCATTaattaaaaaggccctggccggttggctcagtggtagagtgtcggtctggcctgagggagtcccaggttcgattcccggccagggcacacaggagaagcgcccatctgcttctccacccctccccctctccttcctctctgtttctctctcttcccctcccgcagccgaggttccattggagcaaagtttgccctggcgctgaggatggctctgtggcctctgcctcaggcgctagaatggctctggttgcaacagagcgacgccctggatgtgcagagcatcgccccctggtgggcatgccgggtggatcccggtcaggcgcatgtgggagtccgtctgactgcctccccgtttccaacttaagaaaaatacaaaaaaaaatattattagtttCTTTTGGTCTGTGTTCATTGGAGAAAtggttttaaatcattttctgatAAAATGGAGCAGATTAACATGAATAGcttttattgccaaataaaactaaacaagcTTCTTGTGCTGAAGGGAGATAAAAATCTCACAATCCTGCTGGTAATAAAAGGCTAAAAATGTATTGTGGGCAAGGTTCTGACAAGGCCTTGGTCAAGATGATAGTCCTGGAAGGGGCATTAATTTCCTTTCCCGAAAACTTCCGTGTGGGAGGAAGTGGCTGCTTCTAAGTCAGCATCCATCTTGCCCCAGGAAATGCCCAAAAGTGGTCCAGGTGAGGGGACACCACTGAGTATCATGATTCTCTGCACAGTGTCAGTCTCCATCCCTCCCCAGTTTAGAGAATGGCTCAACCTGGCTCAGTCTTCTCTCAGATGTTTAGGCTGGAAGCAAGCCAAGTCACCTCTGACCTTTCTTGCTCCCATGTGCCATATCCACTCGTAAGCCAGTCCCGCTGGGCAGCACCTCCAGAAGATGTTCGGTATCTGACCACTCCCTGCATCTTTCCACCAACACCCTCGGCCAAGCCCGTGCTGTCTGTCATCTGAACTGGGACAACAGCCTCCTAGCAACCTTCTTGTACTCCACCCccctttattgagatataatttacataccataaaattcacccactATAAATGTACGTTTCACCAACCCATTACCCCCTAAGAATTCCGTCTTGCCATTTACTATATAAAATTACATCGCTTGTTTATGAAATCACCAACTCCTCAAAGGCAGCCACCGTGTGCTGTTTATCTTAGCAACCCAGGCAGGTTGCAGAGGTCCGAAATACTTGCATATATCCATAGAAATGCCTTTGGGAAGAGACATCAATCAAAAAGTTATGAGTTGAACTTAATTCTCACTCTTACAAAAGTAACTACAATATTTTGTCGTTCCTTTCTAGTTAAGTAATTTGAAGCAAGTTACATTCGTAGATATCTCAGCCAACAAGTTTTCCAGTGTCCCGATCTGTGTCCTGAGGATGTCTAATTTGCAGTGGTTGGATATTAGCAACAATAGCCTGAATGACCTGCCACAAGATATAGACAGGTAGCTACTTGCATTCTGAAGGTGAGGTGTATGAATTAGTTACTAACATCTTAAACACCGTTAACATTTATAAACTTGCATAACACATGAATATTCGTGGAAATCAATGAATTTTCCCGAGTTCATTGTGTCCAGGAAATTAGTTTGGTtctttatataataaaacaatttctAGTCTACATCCATACATGTGCatatacaggggtaggcaaaagtagttttacagttgt
It includes:
- the LRRC2 gene encoding leucine-rich repeat-containing protein 2, with amino-acid sequence MGHKVVVFDIAVVRALWETRVKKHKVRQQKEAERLEKSALEKIKEEWNFVAECRRKGVPQEVYCKNGFVDTSMRLLEKIEKNSLIRQSSPSKGRDKASSPFVFELSGEHWKELPESLKEQTHLKEWHINNTLIQTIPTFIQLFQAMRILDLPKNQISHLPAEIGCLKNLRELNVSFNQLKSIPPELGDCENLERLDCSGNLELTELPFELSNLKQVTFVDISANKFSSVPICVLRMSNLQWLDISNNSLNDLPQDIDRLEELQTFLLYKNKLTYLPYALLNLKKLTLLVVSGDHLVELPTALCDSSTPLKFVNLMDNPIDNTQCQDGEEMMESEQDRQHFDKEFMKAYIEDLKERESVPSYTTKVSFSLQL